In Bythopirellula goksoeyrii, a single window of DNA contains:
- the glgC gene encoding glucose-1-phosphate adenylyltransferase yields the protein MNDVLAVVLAGGKGTRLEPLTRERAKPAVPFGGIYRIVDFTLSNCINSGIRRVLVLTQYKAMSLNRHLGTGWRHLLSRELGEFIDVVPPQQRIDDQWYRGTADAVYQNIYTLEKERPEHVVILAGDHIYKMDYSKMVDFHKENNADLTIAALRVGVDDAKSFGVMQTDEQNRIIGFEEKPAEPKTMPGSDTQCLASMGIYVFNAHFLFDQLCQDATIQHSAHDFGRNIIPSVIKSHRLMAYPFIDENSKADLYWRDVGTLDAYYQSNLELTDVEPLLNLYDYHWPVRTDQPNLPPPKFVFNEPSGRRGMATDSIVAAGTIISGGKVDRSILSPRVRVEERAEVTGSILFRGVQIGKGAVVRNAIIDKYVQVPDGAQIGVDLELDARRGFTITEGGIVVVPVIEAVEEIFSRT from the coding sequence ATGAATGATGTCTTGGCAGTCGTTTTAGCAGGCGGTAAGGGAACTCGGCTTGAACCCCTCACTCGCGAACGCGCCAAGCCGGCGGTCCCCTTCGGTGGTATCTACCGGATTGTCGATTTCACCCTGTCCAACTGCATCAACAGCGGTATTCGCCGCGTCCTGGTACTCACTCAATACAAGGCGATGAGCCTGAATCGCCACCTTGGCACCGGCTGGCGGCACCTCCTTTCCCGCGAGTTAGGCGAATTCATCGACGTCGTTCCCCCACAACAACGCATCGACGACCAGTGGTACCGCGGCACCGCCGATGCCGTCTATCAGAACATCTACACGCTCGAAAAAGAACGTCCCGAGCATGTCGTCATTTTGGCTGGCGACCATATCTACAAGATGGACTACTCCAAGATGGTCGACTTCCACAAAGAGAATAACGCCGATCTCACCATCGCCGCCCTTCGGGTGGGCGTGGACGATGCCAAATCCTTCGGCGTCATGCAAACCGATGAGCAGAACCGCATCATCGGCTTCGAAGAAAAACCTGCCGAGCCCAAAACGATGCCTGGTAGCGACACGCAGTGCCTAGCCTCGATGGGTATTTATGTCTTTAATGCTCACTTTCTCTTCGACCAACTCTGCCAGGACGCCACCATCCAGCATTCCGCGCACGATTTTGGTCGCAATATTATTCCGTCGGTTATCAAATCACATCGGCTGATGGCGTATCCCTTCATCGATGAGAACTCCAAAGCGGATCTCTACTGGCGGGACGTCGGTACCCTCGACGCTTATTATCAGTCCAATCTGGAACTCACCGATGTCGAGCCCCTGTTGAATCTTTACGATTATCACTGGCCAGTACGCACCGACCAGCCTAATCTGCCCCCGCCAAAATTCGTATTCAACGAACCCTCCGGCCGCCGCGGCATGGCCACCGACAGCATCGTGGCCGCTGGCACGATCATTTCCGGTGGCAAGGTGGATCGCTCGATCCTCTCCCCAAGAGTTCGCGTTGAGGAGCGTGCTGAAGTGACTGGCTCGATCTTATTTCGCGGAGTCCAAATCGGCAAAGGCGCCGTCGTTCGCAATGCTATCATCGACAAGTATGTGCAAGTCCCCGACGGTGCCCAAATCGGCGTCGATCTGGAACTCGACGCTCGCCGCGGTTTCACGATCACCGAAGGAGGCATCGTGGTAGTTCCCGTGATCGAAGCGGTGGAAGAGATCTTCTCGCGGACATAG
- a CDS encoding oxidoreductase has translation MTEKKSVALVTGASSGIGKAIAERLLADGMVVYGASRRVEMMADLKSLGAIILEMDITKEEDVARVIDQILSEHGGVDVLVNNAGFGNFGAVEDTPMEDAKYQFEVNLFGLARMTKAVLPHMRAKARGKIVNISSMAGKMYMPLGAWYHGSKHALEGWSDCLRMETAPFGIQVIIIEPGVIETEFDDSMIGPMMKRSGNTAYGGIAEKIKVASTEAYKEGNGSPASAVARTVSKAIRSRRPKTRYVVGKMARPMMFARKWLGDRTYDAIVWWWI, from the coding sequence ATGACAGAGAAAAAATCCGTGGCGCTGGTAACAGGGGCGTCGTCTGGGATTGGCAAAGCAATCGCGGAGAGGTTGCTAGCCGATGGGATGGTAGTCTATGGTGCCTCGCGTCGAGTTGAGATGATGGCTGATCTCAAATCGCTTGGGGCAATTATTCTTGAAATGGACATTACTAAGGAAGAAGATGTCGCACGAGTGATCGACCAGATATTGAGCGAGCATGGTGGCGTCGATGTGCTGGTGAACAACGCCGGATTTGGCAATTTTGGTGCCGTAGAAGATACCCCCATGGAGGATGCCAAATATCAGTTTGAAGTGAATCTGTTTGGACTCGCACGGATGACCAAGGCCGTGCTGCCACACATGCGTGCCAAGGCCCGCGGCAAGATCGTGAATATCTCCTCGATGGCGGGCAAGATGTATATGCCTTTAGGAGCCTGGTATCACGGTTCGAAACATGCCCTGGAAGGGTGGTCTGATTGCTTGCGCATGGAGACGGCACCTTTCGGAATCCAAGTCATCATTATTGAGCCGGGCGTCATCGAAACGGAATTCGACGACTCGATGATCGGTCCGATGATGAAGCGATCCGGCAACACGGCTTATGGTGGCATCGCCGAAAAGATAAAGGTGGCCAGCACCGAGGCGTACAAAGAAGGAAACGGTTCGCCGGCTAGCGCAGTGGCAAGAACGGTTTCGAAGGCTATCAGGTCCAGGCGGCCGAAAACACGTTACGTGGTAGGAAAGATGGCGCGGCCGATGATGTTTGCGCGAAAGTGGCTGGGTGATCGAACGTATGACGCGATCGTTTGGTGGTGGATTTAG
- a CDS encoding class I SAM-dependent methyltransferase: MTAQPNNPPYIDGLLQRLANGDSRTAAAFSRHVHWGYWEEPPRAVCTPEEYGEAAEHLCRVLCNTAGIDDGMRIVDVGCGFGGTIASLSERFGQLQLVGVNIDPRQLERAAELVRPCGINSIEFVQADAARIPLDDSSCDVVLAVESVFHFDRAAFVAEASRLLAPGGNLTLSDFVPSERAAEYLDAIDFSADEAVQWSYGEIDLTCSLDRYRELAKANGLRLTKAMDVTENTLPTYKFLAASASDWPKSREVELFTRATSLLEKASRKGMLGYQVLRFEKH, from the coding sequence ATGACAGCTCAACCCAATAATCCGCCTTACATTGATGGCTTGCTACAGCGATTGGCCAATGGCGATTCGCGCACAGCAGCCGCTTTTAGTCGGCACGTGCATTGGGGTTATTGGGAAGAACCGCCTCGGGCTGTTTGTACACCTGAGGAATACGGCGAGGCTGCTGAGCATCTTTGCAGAGTACTCTGCAATACGGCCGGGATTGACGACGGGATGCGGATCGTCGACGTAGGGTGCGGCTTCGGCGGGACAATTGCGAGTTTGAGTGAGCGCTTTGGTCAGTTGCAGCTTGTGGGGGTGAATATAGATCCGCGGCAACTTGAACGCGCTGCCGAGTTGGTGCGACCGTGTGGAATCAACTCGATCGAGTTTGTCCAGGCCGATGCGGCCCGGATTCCGCTTGATGACTCCAGTTGTGATGTCGTTCTGGCTGTAGAGAGTGTGTTCCATTTCGACCGTGCCGCTTTCGTTGCCGAGGCAAGTCGCTTGCTGGCACCTGGAGGGAATCTGACGCTTTCGGATTTTGTGCCCAGTGAGAGGGCTGCCGAGTATCTGGATGCGATCGATTTCTCGGCGGATGAGGCAGTCCAATGGAGCTATGGGGAGATTGATCTTACTTGCTCGCTAGATCGCTATCGAGAACTCGCCAAGGCCAATGGGTTAAGGCTCACTAAGGCAATGGACGTCACTGAGAACACGTTGCCGACGTATAAGTTTCTCGCAGCCAGTGCCAGTGACTGGCCGAAGTCGAGAGAGGTTGAGTTGTTTACACGTGCCACAAGTTTGTTGGAGAAGGCGAGTCGCAAGGGGATGTTGGGGTATCAGGTTCTACGATTTGAGAAGCATTGA
- a CDS encoding glycoside hydrolase family 28 protein, with product MTAFRFCLTASVILLIECCSPAFAETVYNVRDHGAEGDGVTLDTDAVQEAFDECDKAGGGTVLLPAGTYLCKPLTIGTETTLRLEKGATLKATDDPADYARTDKPGQFNHFFTGKDLEHVTIEGEGTIDGSGQKWWVDAEEARQKKSGYTLPRPNLIVLTRVKDLTVRGVTIQNAPKFHFVPTDCENVVVEDAKFFAPERAPNTDAIDPSMCRNVIIRRCLIDVGDDNVAVKSGDAHPDREFAAETLLVEDCTIKHGHGISIGSEVVGGVKDLVVRNCTFEGTDNGIRIKTDRKKGGPVTNMLYENITMKDVAGAIRITCYYPKIPPIEEPKPLTETTPAYSNITIRNLTATSTKDAGFIVGLPESPIKNVLLENVKITSDRAGLEIRHVEGIKLENVEIIPAKGEPLIVNDAEIDE from the coding sequence ATGACTGCCTTTCGTTTTTGCCTGACTGCTTCCGTTATCCTATTGATTGAGTGCTGTTCGCCCGCCTTTGCAGAGACGGTTTACAACGTACGTGATCATGGTGCCGAAGGGGACGGCGTGACGCTGGATACCGATGCCGTGCAGGAGGCGTTCGACGAATGTGACAAGGCAGGGGGTGGTACGGTGCTTTTGCCGGCCGGAACGTACTTGTGCAAGCCACTCACCATCGGCACCGAAACTACCTTGAGACTGGAAAAAGGTGCCACACTCAAGGCTACCGACGATCCGGCCGATTATGCTCGCACGGACAAGCCGGGCCAATTCAATCACTTTTTCACCGGCAAGGATTTGGAGCATGTCACGATTGAAGGCGAAGGCACCATCGACGGTTCGGGCCAGAAGTGGTGGGTTGACGCCGAGGAGGCCCGCCAGAAAAAATCTGGTTATACGCTGCCCCGACCGAATTTAATTGTCCTGACTCGAGTGAAGGATCTCACGGTCCGCGGTGTGACGATTCAAAATGCCCCAAAATTTCACTTCGTGCCGACGGACTGTGAGAACGTTGTGGTAGAAGACGCTAAGTTCTTCGCGCCCGAACGCGCTCCTAATACCGACGCGATTGACCCGAGTATGTGCCGAAATGTGATTATTCGACGGTGTTTGATCGACGTGGGTGATGACAACGTGGCGGTCAAGAGTGGCGATGCCCATCCAGACCGTGAGTTCGCTGCCGAAACCCTACTCGTGGAGGATTGCACTATAAAACATGGGCATGGCATTTCTATCGGCAGCGAAGTCGTGGGGGGTGTGAAAGATCTCGTGGTGCGGAACTGTACCTTTGAGGGAACCGACAACGGTATCCGGATCAAGACCGACCGTAAGAAGGGCGGACCCGTAACGAATATGCTCTACGAAAACATCACAATGAAGGATGTGGCGGGGGCGATCAGGATCACGTGCTATTACCCAAAAATTCCGCCGATTGAAGAGCCTAAACCGCTCACTGAAACGACACCGGCATATAGCAACATTACGATTCGCAACCTGACGGCCACCAGTACCAAAGATGCCGGGTTCATTGTGGGTCTGCCTGAGAGTCCGATCAAGAACGTGTTGTTGGAGAATGTGAAAATCACCTCAGATAGGGCGGGCCTTGAAATTCGGCACGTTGAGGGAATCAAGCTGGAGAACGTCGAGATCATTCCTGCGAAGGGTGAACCGCTGATAGTGAACGATGCGGAGATCGACGAGTAG
- a CDS encoding adenylate/guanylate cyclase domain-containing protein gives MQPFLQALGRRLKPILDVLLKVPDNVERYDYRMYLSMIIANYIALLLHLSWVFVFWWLDFPTLSLINVGSVIFWIFSITILYRWGAMLTAVILGSTEVLIHQFLAVYFLGWDYGFQYYLLVIVAFTFLMNFKNVMYIPVILFFVCLISFLGFYYQVQYWNLPHVKLGETAEMASGAREAFQIINVASAFAILAIMSFFYSDAAQKAEALLELERAKSELLLLNILPTSIAQRLKEDRSIIADYFESATVLFSDIVGFTALSERVPPKELVDHLNCLFSAFDDLAEKHGLEKIKTIGDAYMIAGGIPVQRAGHTKAVSAMALDMIEAVEACNRATGEPVSIRIGIHTGPAVAGVIGVKKFAYDVWGDTVNTASRLEMSSLPGKIQLSEQVAERLDGDFVVEERGEVEVKGKGTLKTYWLVGRNVNGVVSNLVGTDHSVPATAERNGDS, from the coding sequence ATGCAACCCTTCCTTCAAGCATTGGGGCGACGTCTCAAGCCCATATTGGATGTTCTGCTGAAGGTGCCGGACAATGTCGAGCGGTACGATTATCGAATGTATCTTTCGATGATCATCGCCAACTACATCGCACTCCTTTTGCATCTGTCGTGGGTTTTCGTTTTCTGGTGGTTGGATTTTCCGACGCTCAGTCTGATCAATGTTGGCAGCGTGATCTTCTGGATCTTCAGTATCACGATTCTGTACCGATGGGGAGCCATGCTGACCGCCGTCATACTCGGCTCGACGGAAGTGCTGATTCATCAGTTTCTAGCCGTCTATTTCTTGGGCTGGGACTATGGATTTCAATACTATCTGCTGGTAATTGTCGCGTTCACGTTCTTAATGAATTTCAAGAATGTGATGTACATTCCGGTGATCTTGTTTTTCGTTTGCCTGATCTCATTCTTGGGTTTTTACTATCAGGTTCAATATTGGAACCTCCCCCATGTGAAATTGGGTGAGACGGCAGAAATGGCTTCTGGAGCAAGAGAAGCATTTCAGATAATCAATGTGGCGAGTGCCTTCGCTATTCTCGCGATTATGTCGTTTTTCTATAGCGACGCGGCCCAGAAGGCGGAGGCGTTGTTGGAGTTGGAACGCGCGAAATCGGAATTGTTGCTCTTGAATATTTTGCCGACTTCAATCGCCCAACGGCTCAAAGAAGACCGTTCGATTATCGCCGACTATTTTGAGTCGGCCACGGTGTTGTTTTCTGACATTGTCGGATTCACGGCCCTCTCAGAAAGAGTGCCACCAAAGGAACTGGTGGACCATCTGAACTGTCTTTTCTCGGCCTTCGACGACTTGGCTGAAAAGCATGGACTTGAGAAGATCAAGACGATCGGCGATGCCTACATGATCGCTGGCGGAATTCCGGTCCAGCGAGCGGGTCACACCAAGGCGGTTTCTGCTATGGCCCTTGATATGATCGAAGCGGTAGAAGCGTGCAATCGGGCAACCGGCGAGCCGGTCAGCATTCGTATAGGTATCCATACTGGTCCGGCAGTGGCGGGAGTGATCGGAGTCAAGAAATTTGCCTACGACGTTTGGGGTGACACCGTGAATACCGCCAGCCGCCTGGAGATGAGTAGCCTCCCGGGTAAGATTCAGCTCTCGGAGCAGGTCGCCGAGAGACTCGATGGTGACTTCGTCGTCGAGGAACGTGGGGAAGTGGAAGTGAAGGGGAAGGGGACCTTGAAAACATATTGGCTCGTAGGCAGAAATGTCAATGGAGTTGTATCGAATCTAGTTGGTACTGACCATTCTGTGCCGGCCACGGCTGAGAGAAATGGGGATTCGTAG
- a CDS encoding DUF1552 domain-containing protein, whose protein sequence is MTHFNNRRDFLRKLGLSAAAVPFLGNTPSLGFANQGARKQRLVILFTPNGVVPKTFWPDEEGTEFTLKESLSPLEPFKDRSLILHGVCDKLRGDGDSHMRGMGCLLTGSELFPGNIQGGSDTPAGWSSGLSIDQEIKNYLQAKEATHTRFGSLEFGVLIPERADTWTRMVYAGPNRPIAPIDDPYQMFSKMYGEMKDRENIASILDDLQADLRQVRNRLSTDDQRLLDQHATFVREFEKSLQETGDHDIAHAEPELDPGVEHKQENMPTLSRMQIELMVNAFQNDFTRVATLQYTNSVGQARMSWLGIEEGHHTISHEPDDNATAQEQLTKINHWFCEQVALLVKKLAETPEPGGPGSLLDNTLIVWTNELGKGNSHTMDNIPFVLVGGGLDFSMGRSVKLKEVNHNRLLMSLAHGFGHQIETFGNPDYCGGGALSLG, encoded by the coding sequence ATGACTCACTTTAACAATCGTCGCGACTTTTTGCGGAAGCTAGGTCTGAGCGCAGCCGCGGTTCCTTTTCTAGGCAATACTCCCAGCCTGGGATTTGCCAATCAAGGTGCCCGCAAGCAGCGATTGGTGATTCTGTTTACTCCCAACGGAGTTGTGCCGAAAACCTTTTGGCCTGACGAGGAGGGGACTGAGTTTACGCTGAAAGAGAGTCTCTCCCCCCTGGAACCGTTTAAGGATCGCTCGCTCATTCTCCATGGAGTGTGTGATAAGCTGCGAGGGGATGGCGACAGCCATATGCGGGGGATGGGTTGTCTACTGACGGGGAGTGAACTCTTTCCGGGAAATATCCAAGGAGGGAGTGATACGCCAGCGGGCTGGTCGAGTGGACTTTCGATCGATCAAGAAATCAAAAACTATCTCCAAGCCAAGGAAGCGACCCATACCCGCTTCGGTTCTTTGGAGTTTGGGGTACTCATCCCAGAGCGTGCCGACACGTGGACTCGTATGGTGTATGCGGGCCCCAATCGCCCGATTGCGCCGATCGACGATCCGTATCAGATGTTCTCAAAAATGTATGGCGAGATGAAAGATCGTGAGAATATCGCGAGCATCCTCGATGACCTCCAAGCCGATCTTCGACAGGTTCGCAATCGATTAAGCACTGATGATCAACGACTGCTTGACCAGCATGCCACGTTTGTACGCGAATTCGAAAAGTCACTACAAGAAACCGGCGACCACGATATCGCGCATGCCGAGCCGGAGCTTGATCCGGGTGTCGAGCATAAGCAGGAAAACATGCCGACGTTGAGCCGGATGCAGATCGAGCTCATGGTCAACGCCTTTCAGAACGATTTTACGCGCGTGGCGACGCTCCAATACACGAACTCAGTGGGTCAGGCACGCATGAGTTGGCTGGGTATCGAGGAAGGGCACCACACAATTTCGCATGAGCCAGATGACAACGCCACGGCTCAAGAGCAATTGACCAAAATCAACCATTGGTTTTGTGAGCAAGTTGCGTTGTTGGTGAAGAAGCTAGCGGAGACTCCCGAGCCGGGAGGTCCGGGATCATTGCTCGACAATACCCTGATCGTGTGGACTAACGAGTTGGGCAAGGGGAACTCGCACACGATGGACAACATTCCTTTTGTGTTGGTAGGAGGGGGGCTCGATTTTTCCATGGGTCGTTCGGTGAAGTTGAAAGAGGTGAATCACAATCGGCTCTTGATGTCATTAGCCCATGGGTTTGGGCATCAGATCGAGACGTTTGGAAATCCGGACTACTGTGGGGGTGGGGCGCTGTCGCTTGGCTGA
- a CDS encoding DUF1592 domain-containing protein yields the protein MSDSFLVRSHQTAFGVGCLLLSFWGVGITQGVDLQGAHLFTANCVRCHGEAGSGTEDYPDPLRGDLSVAQLAELIRLTMPEDDPETLSVEEARSIAEYAHREFYSPVAQSRNKLPEIDLARLTVKQHRRVLADLVGGFAKAVQWQGGEGLKGEYYLGRQGSETKPRGELALTRVDQTVEFDFTGSPPVEGGKDKGHYSVLWSGSIYAAATGWYRFDVRTERSARLWVNDNSDPIIDAWIQSGEGSNSEAKVFLIGGRSYPVRVQFSVSNQGVQDKKFDREEFLTKAASIRLLWEPPHGTLQTIPKRFLSPQAVPESFVCTTPFPPDDRSYGWERGTTISQAWEEATTGAAIEAANYLDAHLAQLTKRGNVSTRETLEGFATKLAESAFRQPLTPELKQKYVTQHFQEIDDPQLALRRAELMILMSPRFLYREVDAEPSAYDVASRLAFTLWDSQPDKKLLAAADKGKLATEEQVRKQAVRMLGDMRARSKLQDFLLTWLDVDSQVDLTKNPERFPEFDAETIADLRTSLEVFLDEVVWSEESDYRRLFLADEVFLNKRLARFYGESELNDSEEFSKSKIDGGRRAGVLTHPYVLARFAHPEDTSPILRGVFLVRRVLGQALKPPPEAVPPLAARLHPELTTRERVTLQTKPASCMTCHHLINPLGFTLERFDAVGRYRDHEDDKVIDDVGVYQAREGEAVTLAGARDLAEFLASSEEVHEAFVEQLFHYLVQQSIQAYGPEMQQRLTRSFVKQDYNIQKLVIEIAVASSMRGRDDAEIERISADRD from the coding sequence ATGAGCGACTCTTTTCTCGTTCGCTCGCATCAAACCGCTTTTGGTGTAGGCTGCCTGCTACTTTCTTTTTGGGGAGTGGGGATCACGCAGGGAGTCGACCTCCAAGGCGCGCACCTTTTTACAGCGAACTGTGTGCGGTGCCATGGGGAGGCAGGAAGTGGCACAGAAGATTACCCCGATCCCCTGCGGGGCGATCTTTCCGTGGCACAGCTTGCGGAGCTGATTCGGCTGACGATGCCGGAGGATGATCCAGAAACACTTTCTGTCGAAGAGGCCCGGTCGATTGCTGAGTATGCTCATCGTGAATTTTACTCACCCGTGGCGCAGTCGCGAAATAAGTTGCCGGAGATTGATTTGGCACGCCTCACTGTGAAGCAGCATCGCCGAGTTTTGGCAGATTTGGTTGGCGGCTTTGCAAAGGCCGTGCAGTGGCAAGGAGGCGAGGGACTCAAGGGTGAATACTACTTGGGTCGTCAGGGAAGCGAGACGAAACCACGAGGCGAGTTGGCACTGACTCGTGTGGACCAAACGGTTGAATTCGATTTCACGGGTTCTCCGCCAGTTGAAGGTGGTAAAGACAAGGGTCACTACTCGGTTCTTTGGTCGGGATCGATCTATGCTGCCGCGACGGGTTGGTATCGATTCGACGTACGAACCGAGCGATCGGCACGACTATGGGTGAACGACAATAGCGATCCGATAATCGATGCCTGGATACAATCTGGGGAGGGAAGCAATTCTGAAGCAAAGGTTTTTCTGATCGGGGGGAGGAGTTACCCCGTGCGGGTCCAGTTCTCGGTAAGCAATCAAGGCGTGCAGGACAAGAAATTCGATAGAGAAGAATTCTTGACCAAGGCAGCTTCAATTCGGTTGCTGTGGGAGCCACCGCATGGAACGCTACAAACGATTCCCAAACGGTTCCTTTCGCCTCAAGCAGTTCCAGAGTCGTTTGTTTGCACGACGCCGTTTCCTCCAGATGATCGCAGCTATGGATGGGAGCGGGGAACGACCATTTCCCAGGCATGGGAAGAGGCAACCACGGGCGCTGCGATTGAGGCGGCCAACTATCTCGACGCGCACCTAGCACAATTAACCAAAAGGGGCAATGTATCGACGCGGGAGACGCTAGAAGGTTTCGCAACGAAACTGGCCGAGAGTGCGTTTCGCCAGCCACTCACTCCTGAATTGAAGCAAAAATATGTGACGCAACATTTTCAGGAAATCGACGATCCGCAGCTTGCCTTGCGAAGGGCAGAGTTGATGATCTTGATGAGCCCACGGTTTTTGTACCGCGAAGTTGATGCTGAACCCTCTGCCTACGACGTTGCCTCCCGGCTGGCGTTTACGTTGTGGGATAGTCAACCAGACAAGAAACTGCTTGCTGCGGCAGACAAGGGAAAGCTGGCGACCGAAGAACAGGTTCGAAAGCAGGCCGTGCGTATGCTAGGCGACATGCGCGCCAGATCGAAGCTACAAGATTTCTTGCTCACGTGGCTGGACGTTGATTCGCAAGTGGACCTGACAAAGAATCCAGAGCGGTTTCCGGAATTCGATGCCGAGACGATTGCCGATTTGCGTACCTCACTTGAAGTATTTCTCGATGAGGTCGTCTGGTCGGAGGAATCAGACTATCGTCGGCTGTTTTTGGCCGATGAGGTGTTCCTAAACAAGCGGCTCGCCCGGTTCTATGGGGAATCGGAATTGAACGACTCCGAAGAGTTTTCTAAGTCGAAGATCGATGGCGGTCGCCGGGCGGGGGTGTTGACGCATCCCTATGTGCTGGCACGGTTTGCCCATCCGGAGGACACATCGCCGATTCTGCGCGGGGTATTTCTGGTACGGCGTGTGCTGGGTCAAGCCTTAAAACCTCCTCCAGAGGCAGTACCGCCGCTTGCTGCAAGATTGCATCCTGAGTTGACCACGCGCGAGCGAGTCACCTTGCAAACCAAACCGGCGAGTTGCATGACCTGTCATCATTTGATCAACCCCCTGGGATTTACACTCGAACGATTTGACGCGGTGGGCCGTTACCGTGATCATGAGGACGACAAAGTAATCGACGACGTAGGTGTGTACCAGGCACGAGAAGGGGAGGCTGTGACACTCGCCGGAGCACGTGACTTGGCGGAGTTTCTCGCATCGAGCGAGGAAGTCCATGAAGCATTTGTGGAGCAGCTATTCCACTACCTTGTGCAACAGTCAATTCAAGCCTACGGACCAGAAATGCAGCAGCGATTGACTCGTAGCTTTGTGAAACAAGACTATAATATTCAAAAGCTTGTAATCGAGATTGCGGTGGCGTCCAGTATGCGTGGGCGTGATGATGCTGAGATTGAACGGATAAGTGCCGATCGAGATTAG